A stretch of the Vibrio sp. HB236076 genome encodes the following:
- a CDS encoding glutathione S-transferase family protein, whose protein sequence is MKLYENSATPSCRRVNLFLAELGETFDIERIHVDARAGENLTSEFKAKSLNAKIPTLELYNGDSLCESTAICRYFAELAGQTDLFGRTAYQKAKVEMWQRLLELEGITMAFQAFRHLTATFSDRENCLPEWGEEAKLRLEQFWPKLDAQLAEHHYVIGDEFTIADISAIVLVEFAMRTQEFDPSEKTPNIDRWFDIVKQRPAMQG, encoded by the coding sequence ATGAAATTATATGAAAACTCAGCAACGCCAAGTTGCCGACGAGTGAATCTCTTTCTCGCAGAGCTAGGTGAAACCTTCGATATTGAACGCATTCATGTCGACGCCCGAGCCGGGGAGAATTTAACCTCAGAATTCAAAGCAAAAAGTTTGAACGCCAAGATCCCAACGCTGGAGCTTTACAATGGCGATAGCCTGTGTGAAAGCACCGCCATTTGTCGGTATTTTGCTGAGTTAGCGGGGCAAACGGACTTGTTTGGCCGCACGGCTTATCAAAAAGCGAAAGTTGAAATGTGGCAACGCTTGCTTGAACTTGAAGGTATCACCATGGCTTTCCAAGCGTTTCGCCATCTCACGGCGACCTTCTCTGATCGAGAAAACTGTTTGCCAGAGTGGGGAGAAGAAGCCAAGTTGCGTTTAGAACAATTTTGGCCCAAGCTCGATGCTCAACTCGCCGAACATCATTATGTGATTGGTGACGAGTTTACCATTGCCGACATCAGCGCCATTGTTTTAGTTGAATTTGCCATGCGTACTCAAGAGTTTGACCCCAGCGAAAAGACCCCCAACATTGACCGCTGGTTTGACATTGTCAAACAAAGGCCCGCAATGCAGGGTTAA
- a CDS encoding substrate-binding domain-containing protein: protein MATIKDVAKEAGVSIATVSRVINHSPKASEASINAVTLAMKKLGYRPNAAAKALVSQSSNTVGVLVGDVSDPFFGTLVKAVDNVAHQHGKHILVGNGYHDAEMEKRSIELLISNRCDALIIHSKALSDQQLIAYANEVKGMVLINRHIDEIAKRCISLDNHRGAYLATEFLIRHGHTHIGYLSSSHGIEDCQARLQGYQQALKDHQLEFHASYVESSEPNSDGGEQAMTNLLAKALPISAIVAYNDHMAAGALSVLDENAIAVPEKMSIVGFDDGLIARYVKPRLTTIRYPIELMATKATELALCHSDPGSRAQTLTFQPTVVKRDSVSRRA, encoded by the coding sequence ATGGCCACCATTAAAGACGTCGCGAAAGAAGCCGGAGTTTCTATCGCCACCGTTTCCCGCGTTATCAATCACTCGCCAAAAGCCAGTGAAGCGTCGATTAATGCTGTTACCTTGGCAATGAAAAAGCTCGGTTATCGACCCAATGCCGCGGCTAAAGCGTTGGTGAGCCAAAGCAGTAATACGGTGGGCGTATTGGTCGGTGATGTCTCAGACCCCTTTTTTGGCACCTTAGTCAAAGCCGTGGATAACGTTGCCCACCAGCACGGCAAACACATCTTAGTCGGCAATGGCTATCACGATGCCGAGATGGAAAAACGTTCGATAGAACTGCTGATCAGCAACCGCTGTGATGCCTTGATTATCCACTCAAAAGCGTTAAGTGATCAACAGCTTATCGCCTATGCCAACGAAGTCAAAGGCATGGTACTCATCAATCGCCACATCGATGAGATCGCCAAGCGCTGCATCTCACTCGACAACCACCGCGGCGCGTATTTAGCCACTGAGTTTTTAATTCGCCACGGCCACACTCATATCGGTTACCTTAGCTCTAGCCATGGTATTGAAGATTGTCAGGCGCGCTTACAAGGCTATCAACAAGCGCTTAAGGATCACCAGCTCGAATTTCACGCCAGTTACGTCGAATCTAGCGAGCCCAATAGCGATGGTGGCGAGCAAGCCATGACCAATTTATTGGCCAAAGCTCTGCCGATCAGTGCCATTGTTGCCTACAACGATCATATGGCGGCGGGCGCATTATCGGTATTAGATGAAAATGCCATTGCCGTGCCAGAGAAAATGTCCATTGTCGGTTTTGACGATGGCTTGATTGCTCGCTATGTCAAACCCCGTCTGACAACCATTCGCTACCCGATTGAGTTGATGGCCACCAAAGCGACCGAATTGGCGCTGTGCCACAGTGACCCAGGCAGCCGCGCTCAAACCTTAACTTTCCAACCGACCGTGGTAAAAAGAGACTCCGTCAGTCGCCGTGCTTAA
- a CDS encoding alpha-galactosidase produces the protein MKPKLYSLTGQQSQLILSVSEVVEVLHYGKKITTFDGQCAIATDSAFKALARGIPYGRLDSDVPVTFSPDLGRGHFGSPGLEGHREGQDWAPVFQVSQVSETDHHLQIDSVDEQAQLLLSLSLTLGQDDVLIIQQRLTNLSETPYWVNRLATTLSLPERADELLTFHGRWVKELQPKRLVLPAGGYQQENRRGRTSHEHFPGLIVGQQGFDEQRGEVWGAHLAWSGNHRLRVDVKADGRRLLQAEALYFAGEISLLHQQTLTTPKLYVSYSSAGLNTMSQQFHRHVRRDILTPRLEKPRPIHLNTWEGIYFDHQPDYIKSMASKAASIGVERFIIDDGWFLGRNDDTSSLGDWYVDQEKYPQGLKPVIDHVHEQGMEFGLWFEPEMINKDSQLYRQHPDWLLEVPGYQAPTGRHQYTLNLVNPGVIDYLYQRLAHFLSQYEIDYIKWDMNREVVQPGHLGRAAAQKQVLALYQLMDKLSQQFPHVDIESCASGGGRMDYGILTRSHRFWLSDNNDALERQTIQRSMSYFFPLEVMGCHIGADHSHTTRRRHSLSFRALTALFGHMGLELDPNDVDEDSLAQYRHYIAMHKQWRSLLHSGDFYRLNVDDDKAQTAYMVCEQDQSQALMVLAQLEMPTFALSGRLRVPGLAADGQYLVKVLDAPDNLEAIVNQQPPWLNNPLVLSGEWLAEVGLATPLLDPESALLLHFEKL, from the coding sequence ATGAAACCCAAGCTGTATTCGCTGACCGGTCAACAGTCACAACTGATCCTCTCCGTCAGTGAAGTGGTGGAAGTGCTGCATTACGGCAAAAAAATCACCACCTTTGATGGCCAATGCGCCATAGCGACCGACAGTGCGTTTAAGGCATTAGCCAGAGGGATCCCTTATGGCCGTTTAGATTCGGATGTGCCGGTGACTTTTAGCCCAGATTTAGGCCGCGGTCATTTTGGCAGCCCCGGGCTTGAAGGGCACCGAGAGGGCCAAGACTGGGCACCGGTCTTTCAAGTCAGCCAGGTGAGCGAGACAGACCATCACTTGCAAATTGACAGTGTTGACGAGCAGGCCCAATTGTTGCTGAGTTTATCCTTGACCTTAGGGCAAGACGATGTCCTGATTATTCAGCAACGTTTGACCAACTTGAGTGAAACGCCATACTGGGTGAATCGTTTGGCCACCACGCTGTCTTTGCCTGAACGCGCCGATGAACTGCTGACGTTTCACGGTCGTTGGGTTAAAGAATTACAGCCAAAGCGCCTGGTGCTGCCCGCCGGTGGCTATCAGCAAGAAAATCGCCGTGGACGCACATCTCATGAGCACTTTCCGGGCCTGATTGTTGGCCAGCAAGGCTTTGACGAACAACGCGGTGAGGTTTGGGGAGCGCACTTGGCGTGGAGTGGCAATCACAGGTTGCGAGTGGATGTCAAAGCAGACGGCCGACGGTTGTTGCAAGCTGAAGCCTTGTACTTTGCTGGTGAAATCAGTCTGTTGCATCAACAAACCTTAACTACACCCAAGTTATACGTCAGTTACTCATCCGCAGGTCTTAATACCATGAGTCAGCAGTTTCACCGCCACGTTAGACGTGACATCCTGACCCCTCGGCTGGAGAAACCAAGACCCATTCACCTCAATACCTGGGAAGGTATCTACTTTGACCATCAACCGGACTATATCAAATCGATGGCCAGTAAAGCGGCCAGTATTGGTGTCGAGCGATTTATCATTGACGACGGTTGGTTCTTAGGTCGCAACGACGATACTTCATCGCTAGGGGATTGGTATGTCGACCAGGAAAAATACCCGCAAGGGCTCAAACCGGTGATTGATCACGTTCACGAGCAGGGCATGGAATTTGGTCTTTGGTTTGAACCTGAAATGATCAATAAAGATTCACAGCTCTATCGCCAGCATCCAGATTGGTTATTGGAGGTACCAGGTTATCAGGCCCCAACCGGTCGCCATCAATACACCTTGAATTTAGTCAACCCCGGGGTGATTGATTATCTGTATCAACGTTTGGCGCATTTTTTGTCGCAATACGAGATCGATTACATCAAATGGGACATGAATCGCGAAGTGGTTCAGCCTGGGCATTTAGGCAGAGCGGCAGCGCAAAAGCAAGTACTGGCATTATATCAACTAATGGACAAACTCAGCCAGCAATTCCCCCATGTGGATATCGAGTCTTGCGCCTCGGGCGGCGGGCGCATGGACTATGGCATTTTGACACGCAGCCATCGCTTTTGGTTGTCGGACAACAACGACGCGCTAGAAAGGCAAACGATACAGCGCAGCATGAGTTACTTTTTCCCACTCGAAGTCATGGGTTGTCACATCGGTGCCGATCACAGCCACACCACAAGGCGCAGGCACAGTTTGTCGTTTCGGGCTTTGACGGCTTTGTTTGGTCATATGGGATTAGAGCTCGACCCCAATGACGTTGATGAAGACAGCTTAGCGCAGTATCGCCATTACATTGCCATGCACAAACAGTGGCGTTCGCTGTTGCACAGTGGTGATTTTTATCGCTTAAACGTCGACGATGATAAGGCGCAAACCGCCTACATGGTGTGCGAGCAAGACCAAAGCCAAGCCTTGATGGTCCTTGCGCAGTTAGAGATGCCAACTTTTGCTTTATCGGGTCGTCTTCGCGTGCCGGGCCTTGCTGCGGATGGGCAATATCTAGTCAAGGTATTAGACGCACCAGACAACCTCGAGGCCATCGTCAATCAGCAGCCGCCATGGCTGAACAATCCGCTGGTGCTCAGCGGTGAATGGCTGGCTGAAGTGGGGCTGGCCACGCCTTTGTTGGACCCAGAAAGCGCGTTGTTACTGCATTTTGAAAAGCTATAA
- a CDS encoding beta-galactosidase, which translates to MRSFQDILNAKDWQNPLVVKLNTLRPHSPLNAYCSQQDALKGQNAQRQCLNGDWRFALFDQVEAVSETFIEPDFADRQWSSIAVPSNWQLQGHDKPIYTNVKYPFADAPPQVPKDNPTGCYRTDFHCEENLLDKQTRLVFEGVNSACHVWVNGQWIGYSQDSRLPVEFDVSRVIKAGRNTLAVMVMRWSDGSYLEDQDMWWLSGIFRDVYLYRKPQLAIEDVFITPSLDACYRDGTLNISTRLTCDTTSHSLSVALFDRQGQPVKMQGETTQCSGQVAVDEKGAWRDRIDHRVTIDNPHKWSAESPYLYRCVLSLYDEQQILVDCEAYSVGFRCVEIDDGVLKLNGQALMIRGVNRHEHDPNHGHAIDEASMRRDIELIKQNNFNAVRTAHYPNHPLWYQLCDEYGLYLVDEANIETHGQFPMCRLSDDPMWNFAYMQRMMSMVERDKNHPSIIIWSLGNESGIGSNHHAMYQWTKQRDPSRPIQYEGGGANTAATDIICPMYARVNQHQPHESVPKYALKEWLSLPGETRPLILCEYAHAMGNSLGSFEKYWQAFRDYPRLQGGFIWDWVDQGLTQVDEQGQQYWAYGGDFGDEINDRQFCINGLMFPDRTPHPTLYEAKYAQQYYRFTLSQATLNIESEHLFCSEALTLQWQLTQGETTLLCGQQDVEIQAQHTLSVELESLQDWLAHQAEHTNKETLLTVSLAYQEPQAWCLAGHKVAQFQHVITEALAEMDQGIELAKVALVRQDEVIEIACESHRWQFDRRSGYLLNWQQGQNTILGSALKDNFFRAPLDNDIGTSEADLVDPNSYLARWQSAGLDALEVQPQGLTVSEVQDSVVLCARYHHLAKGKAVLATEWQYRFGTGGALQLEVNVERLAPLPPLPRVGLCFTLPQRQPVTWYGRGPFENYPDRKQAALLGCYQLELDQLHTPYIFPTENGLRCDTRWLNLDTVTLYGNFHFSVSRYDHQSLARAKHTNELVAGEPLVSIDHCHMGVGGDDSWTPSVHSEYLLTQSHYRYQLTLRPQGEKV; encoded by the coding sequence ATGCGTTCATTTCAAGATATTCTCAATGCCAAAGACTGGCAAAACCCATTGGTTGTTAAGCTCAACACGTTACGTCCGCATTCGCCGCTGAATGCCTATTGCTCACAACAAGATGCGCTCAAAGGGCAGAACGCACAGCGTCAGTGTTTAAACGGCGACTGGCGCTTTGCCCTGTTTGATCAAGTCGAAGCGGTGTCGGAAACCTTTATTGAGCCCGACTTTGCCGACCGCCAATGGTCATCGATTGCGGTGCCGAGTAACTGGCAATTACAAGGTCACGACAAACCCATTTACACCAATGTGAAATACCCCTTTGCCGATGCGCCGCCCCAAGTGCCAAAAGACAATCCCACCGGTTGCTATCGCACTGACTTTCACTGTGAGGAGAACCTGCTCGACAAACAAACGCGCTTGGTGTTTGAAGGGGTGAACTCCGCGTGTCACGTTTGGGTCAACGGCCAGTGGATTGGTTACTCACAAGACAGCCGATTGCCGGTGGAATTTGATGTTTCACGTGTGATTAAAGCGGGGCGCAATACCCTGGCGGTGATGGTGATGCGTTGGTCAGACGGCTCTTATCTTGAAGACCAAGACATGTGGTGGCTCAGCGGTATCTTTCGCGACGTGTATTTGTATCGCAAGCCGCAATTGGCGATTGAAGACGTTTTTATTACTCCGAGTTTAGATGCGTGTTATCGCGATGGCACCTTGAATATCAGCACGCGCTTAACCTGTGATACCACGTCTCATTCACTGTCCGTCGCCCTGTTTGATCGCCAAGGCCAACCGGTGAAAATGCAGGGTGAAACGACACAATGCAGTGGGCAAGTTGCGGTTGACGAAAAAGGCGCATGGCGAGATAGGATTGATCACCGCGTGACGATAGATAACCCACATAAGTGGAGCGCTGAATCCCCTTATTTGTATCGCTGCGTGTTGTCTTTGTACGATGAGCAGCAAATCTTGGTGGATTGCGAAGCGTACTCGGTGGGTTTTCGGTGTGTCGAAATCGATGACGGAGTGCTTAAACTCAATGGGCAAGCCTTGATGATCCGAGGCGTCAACCGCCATGAACACGATCCGAACCACGGCCATGCGATTGATGAGGCGAGTATGCGTCGCGACATCGAGCTGATTAAGCAAAACAATTTTAACGCGGTCAGAACGGCGCATTATCCCAATCACCCTTTGTGGTATCAGTTGTGTGATGAATACGGTTTGTATTTGGTGGACGAAGCCAATATCGAAACTCACGGTCAGTTCCCGATGTGCCGGTTATCCGATGATCCAATGTGGAATTTTGCGTACATGCAGCGCATGATGTCGATGGTTGAGCGCGATAAAAACCATCCATCAATCATTATTTGGTCATTGGGCAATGAATCGGGGATTGGCAGTAATCACCATGCGATGTATCAATGGACCAAACAGCGTGATCCCTCCCGGCCCATTCAGTATGAAGGCGGTGGTGCCAATACGGCCGCGACAGACATTATTTGCCCAATGTACGCGAGGGTTAATCAGCATCAGCCGCACGAGTCCGTGCCAAAGTACGCGTTGAAAGAGTGGCTGTCGCTACCGGGAGAAACGCGGCCACTGATTTTGTGTGAATACGCACATGCGATGGGCAATAGCTTGGGCAGCTTTGAAAAATATTGGCAAGCGTTTCGCGATTATCCGCGCTTACAAGGTGGCTTTATCTGGGATTGGGTCGATCAGGGGCTAACTCAAGTCGATGAACAAGGCCAGCAATATTGGGCTTATGGTGGCGACTTTGGCGATGAGATCAATGATCGTCAATTTTGCATCAATGGTTTGATGTTTCCCGACCGCACACCGCATCCTACCTTGTATGAAGCAAAATACGCCCAGCAGTATTATCGCTTTACCTTATCGCAAGCGACCCTCAACATTGAAAGCGAGCATCTATTTTGCAGCGAAGCTTTGACCTTGCAGTGGCAACTGACTCAGGGTGAAACCACGCTGCTTTGCGGGCAACAAGACGTTGAGATTCAGGCACAGCACACCCTATCGGTCGAATTAGAGTCATTGCAAGACTGGTTGGCGCATCAGGCTGAGCACACGAACAAAGAAACGCTGTTAACGGTCAGTTTGGCCTATCAAGAGCCACAAGCTTGGTGTTTAGCCGGACACAAGGTGGCGCAATTTCAACACGTGATCACCGAAGCCCTTGCCGAGATGGATCAGGGTATTGAGCTCGCCAAGGTGGCGCTGGTTCGCCAGGACGAGGTGATAGAGATCGCTTGTGAATCGCACCGCTGGCAATTTGATCGCCGCAGCGGGTATTTGCTCAATTGGCAGCAGGGCCAAAATACGATCCTTGGCAGTGCGTTAAAAGATAACTTTTTTCGCGCGCCCTTAGACAATGATATTGGTACCAGTGAAGCGGATCTCGTCGACCCAAACAGTTATCTCGCCCGGTGGCAAAGCGCTGGCCTGGATGCCCTCGAAGTGCAACCTCAAGGGCTAACCGTAAGCGAGGTACAAGACAGTGTCGTGCTCTGCGCTCGTTATCATCATTTGGCGAAAGGGAAAGCGGTCTTGGCGACCGAGTGGCAATATCGCTTTGGCACTGGTGGTGCATTACAGCTTGAAGTCAATGTCGAACGTTTGGCTCCACTGCCGCCGTTGCCAAGAGTGGGGCTGTGCTTTACGCTGCCACAGCGCCAGCCGGTGACCTGGTATGGACGCGGGCCATTTGAAAATTACCCCGATCGCAAGCAGGCGGCGTTACTCGGTTGTTATCAACTTGAGCTTGACCAATTGCACACGCCTTATATTTTCCCCACCGAAAATGGCTTGCGCTGCGATACCCGCTGGCTCAATTTGGACACTGTCACTCTGTATGGCAATTTCCATTTTAGTGTCAGTCGCTATGATCACCAAAGCCTAGCCCGCGCGAAACACACCAACGAATTGGTCGCCGGCGAACCGCTTGTCAGTATCGATCACTGCCATATGGGCGTCGGCGGCGACGATTCTTGGACGCCGAGTGTACACAGTGAATACCTGTTGACACAATCTCATTATCGCTATCAATTGACGCTGCGCCCACAAGGAGAAAAAGTATGA
- the melB gene encoding melibiose:sodium transporter MelB, with translation MNPTAITLKTKLSYGLGALGKDFACAPIYIFLMFYFTDVAGLSAAYVGTIFLAARIIDAITDPMMGMVVDNTRSRFGKFRPWIVIGTLINAVVLIALFSTHLFEGVALYVYAAVVYVLWGLTYTIMDIPYWSMIPAISDQRKEREKLVVWPRLFASVAWFVIGSYGLYIVGVLGDGEQGQGFINLAMLIAVLFVISAFITVSHVKEKVVATVDHEQKKFSVSDVLAIIRGNDQLKTLIATILSFQIANMLVSGFAIYYFTYALGDESLFPVYMLVAGAAEVAGVFLFPKLAAWLPRRWLWLTACALPVLSCLLLIAMNLFDPGNLWLIGLSGAAIKLGIGIANALQTVMLADVVDYGEYKTGHRSESVIFSVQTMLVKFAGAASGFIVGVGLTLIGYQANQIQSDDTIAGLQLMMIGLPVIMMLLSGFIYKRFYRLHEGFDQAQFEASEQATEPDEQKPTRPSMA, from the coding sequence ATGAATCCTACCGCAATAACGTTAAAAACCAAACTGTCCTATGGCTTAGGTGCGCTCGGCAAAGACTTTGCTTGTGCCCCGATTTATATCTTTTTGATGTTTTATTTTACCGATGTGGCCGGTCTCTCTGCAGCTTACGTCGGCACCATTTTTTTGGCCGCGCGAATTATCGATGCGATTACCGACCCGATGATGGGAATGGTGGTAGATAATACGCGTTCGCGTTTTGGCAAATTCAGACCTTGGATTGTGATCGGTACCTTGATCAATGCCGTGGTGTTGATCGCGCTATTTAGCACCCATTTATTTGAAGGCGTGGCTTTGTATGTTTACGCTGCGGTGGTTTATGTGCTGTGGGGGTTGACCTACACCATTATGGACATTCCTTATTGGTCAATGATCCCAGCGATTTCCGACCAAAGAAAAGAAAGAGAAAAACTCGTTGTATGGCCGCGTTTGTTTGCGAGCGTGGCATGGTTTGTGATTGGCAGCTACGGCTTGTATATTGTCGGCGTACTCGGCGATGGCGAGCAAGGCCAGGGTTTTATTAACTTGGCCATGTTAATCGCAGTGCTGTTTGTCATCAGCGCCTTTATCACCGTGAGTCATGTAAAAGAAAAAGTGGTCGCAACCGTTGATCATGAGCAGAAAAAATTCAGTGTTTCAGACGTGCTCGCTATTATCCGTGGCAACGATCAATTAAAAACCCTCATCGCCACTATTTTATCGTTTCAAATTGCCAATATGCTGGTGAGCGGCTTTGCGATTTATTACTTCACCTACGCTTTGGGTGACGAGTCATTATTCCCCGTTTACATGTTGGTGGCCGGCGCGGCTGAAGTGGCGGGGGTCTTCTTGTTTCCCAAATTGGCGGCTTGGTTACCTCGTCGATGGTTGTGGTTAACCGCCTGCGCCTTGCCGGTGTTGTCTTGCTTGCTTTTAATTGCGATGAATCTGTTTGATCCCGGTAATTTATGGTTAATTGGCCTATCGGGTGCTGCCATTAAACTGGGTATTGGTATTGCCAATGCGCTGCAAACCGTCATGCTGGCCGATGTCGTCGATTACGGCGAATACAAAACCGGGCATCGCAGTGAAAGCGTGATCTTTTCTGTGCAAACCATGCTGGTGAAATTTGCCGGGGCGGCGAGTGGCTTTATTGTCGGTGTTGGTCTGACGCTGATTGGTTATCAAGCCAATCAAATCCAAAGCGATGACACCATTGCCGGATTACAGCTAATGATGATTGGTCTGCCTGTGATCATGATGTTGCTAAGCGGCTTTATCTATAAGCGTTTTTATCGATTGCACGAAGGGTTTGACCAGGCTCAATTCGAAGCGTCAGAACAAGCCACTGAGCCCGATGAGCAAAAGCCCACGCGTCCTTCCATGGCGTAA
- a CDS encoding galactose-1-epimerase — protein sequence MFDVEGSDITIVTLSNRRGMRVQLMDLGATWLSCVLPVSDDEPREVLLGVDNLSDFERQSCYMGSTIGRYANRIAHGRYRDQDGAEVSLSTNHQTHCLHGGAQGFDRRRWDIVGKSSNSVRFALHSADGDQGFPGQLTVHLEYVLNDNDQLMVHYQAQTTKPCPVSLTNHAYFNLNGEGSQHSGAEQWLSVNADYFFAVDEHGIPEPRPKPVAGTAFELHTPRYLADSLLLDPQQQGTKGYDHSVIRRAEDGQPLPLCATLASRDKKVVLTLTTSQPAMQIYTGNWLSGQPARHQRTYQDYHGVAIEPQLLPNAPNNPQWCQSPWHQPEPLLYPGQVYQQWIGYHFSF from the coding sequence ATGTTTGATGTTGAGGGAAGTGATATAACGATAGTCACTTTGAGCAATCGACGTGGTATGCGAGTACAACTGATGGATCTTGGCGCAACCTGGCTAAGCTGTGTCTTACCGGTGAGCGACGATGAGCCTCGAGAAGTCTTGCTTGGCGTGGATAATCTCAGCGATTTTGAGCGTCAAAGTTGTTATATGGGCAGTACCATTGGACGTTATGCCAATCGGATTGCCCATGGACGCTATCGCGATCAGGATGGCGCTGAAGTGAGTCTGTCGACCAACCATCAAACCCATTGTTTGCACGGCGGGGCACAAGGCTTTGATCGCCGCCGTTGGGATATTGTTGGCAAAAGCAGCAATTCTGTCCGTTTTGCCTTGCACTCTGCCGATGGCGATCAGGGCTTTCCTGGTCAACTGACGGTGCACCTTGAGTACGTGCTCAACGATAACGATCAACTCATGGTCCACTATCAGGCTCAAACGACAAAACCATGTCCAGTCAGTCTCACCAATCACGCCTATTTTAATCTCAATGGCGAAGGCTCGCAGCACAGTGGGGCAGAGCAGTGGTTATCGGTGAACGCCGATTACTTTTTCGCGGTGGATGAACATGGCATTCCCGAACCGCGACCAAAGCCGGTGGCTGGGACGGCGTTTGAGCTTCATACGCCGAGGTATTTAGCGGACAGTTTGTTACTTGATCCTCAGCAGCAAGGGACAAAAGGCTACGATCACAGTGTGATTCGCCGCGCCGAGGATGGGCAGCCTTTGCCGCTTTGTGCCACTTTGGCATCACGCGATAAAAAAGTGGTGTTAACGCTCACCACCAGTCAGCCAGCGATGCAAATCTACACCGGCAATTGGCTATCTGGCCAACCGGCTCGACATCAGCGCACTTATCAGGATTATCACGGCGTGGCGATAGAGCCACAGTTGCTGCCAAATGCGCCCAATAATCCGCAGTGGTGCCAGTCGCCCTGGCACCAGCCCGAGCCACTGCTTTACCCCGGCCAGGTCTACCAACAGTGGATTGGCTACCACTTTTCTTTTTAA
- the galK gene encoding galactokinase, translating into MNALSNDVKQVFEQHFGQAPKHLVQAPGRVNLIGEHTDYNDGFVLPCAINYQTVVAISPREDSQVAVVALDYQQQTDQFNLAQPIASHPDKLWANYIRGVIYVLQQKGHALTGANIAVSGNVPQGAGLSSSAALEVAIAQGFTLMCSLPLTQTAIAQIGQQAENDFVGCNCGIMDQLISAQGQDQQAMLIDCRSLALQPVSIPESLQVMIINSNKQRGLVESEYNTRRQQCEEAARALGIPALRDISLSEFLQKKTALEPVVAKRAHHVISENERTLAASQAFKDNDIAQISALMKASHQSMRDDFEITVAEIDALVDILDQVIGERGGVRMTGGGFGGCVVALLPADLIEPATVAVEQQYPTVSGLEASIYVCQASAGAGEIAAMESAKKVKA; encoded by the coding sequence ATGAATGCATTAAGCAATGATGTAAAACAGGTTTTTGAACAGCATTTTGGCCAAGCGCCTAAGCACCTGGTACAAGCGCCAGGCCGCGTTAATTTAATTGGTGAGCACACCGATTACAACGATGGTTTTGTTTTGCCTTGTGCGATTAATTACCAAACGGTGGTGGCGATCTCACCACGTGAAGATAGCCAAGTGGCCGTGGTGGCGCTTGATTATCAACAGCAAACCGACCAGTTTAACCTTGCGCAGCCGATCGCATCTCACCCTGATAAATTGTGGGCAAACTACATTCGCGGCGTGATTTATGTGCTGCAACAAAAGGGACACGCGCTGACGGGTGCCAATATTGCCGTCAGTGGTAATGTCCCTCAAGGAGCGGGGTTAAGCTCTTCGGCGGCACTTGAAGTTGCGATTGCTCAAGGGTTTACATTGATGTGCTCCTTGCCTCTGACCCAGACCGCCATCGCGCAGATCGGCCAACAAGCTGAAAACGACTTTGTGGGTTGTAACTGCGGCATTATGGATCAACTGATTTCGGCACAGGGCCAAGACCAGCAAGCCATGTTGATCGACTGTCGCTCATTGGCGCTGCAACCGGTCTCCATTCCCGAGTCGCTGCAGGTCATGATCATTAACTCTAACAAGCAACGCGGCCTAGTTGAAAGTGAATACAACACCCGTCGACAGCAGTGTGAGGAGGCGGCGCGAGCGCTAGGCATTCCGGCATTACGGGATATCAGCTTGAGTGAGTTTTTGCAGAAAAAGACGGCCTTAGAGCCGGTCGTGGCCAAGCGCGCTCACCATGTGATCAGTGAAAATGAACGTACATTGGCCGCGTCACAAGCGTTTAAAGACAACGATATTGCGCAGATCAGTGCCTTAATGAAAGCCTCCCATCAGTCAATGCGCGATGATTTTGAAATCACGGTTGCCGAGATTGATGCTCTGGTTGACATCCTAGATCAAGTGATTGGCGAACGAGGTGGTGTGCGTATGACCGGCGGCGGGTTTGGCGGTTGTGTGGTGGCTTTATTACCCGCTGATTTGATTGAGCCCGCGACCGTCGCCGTCGAGCAGCAATACCCTACAGTAAGTGGTCTTGAAGCCAGTATTTATGTCTGTCAAGCCAGTGCTGGCGCAGGAGAAATAGCGGCAATGGAGAGCGCGAAAAAGGTTAAGGCTTAA